The genomic region CTCACCGCCTCGGTGAACCCTACGGCTCGCTTATTTTGAGTCTCTCTGTAGTTATTCTGGAAGTCAGCCTGATATCGGCGCTAATGGCGACCGGCGATGCTGCGCCGACGCTGATGCGCGATACTCTCTATTCGATCATTATGATTGTAACAGGCGGCCTGGTTGGTTTTTCATTACTGCTGGGAGGACGTAAATTCGCGACCCAGTATATGAATCTGTTTGGTCTTAAGCAGTATATGATCGCCCTGTTCCCGCTGGCGATTATTGTGCTGGTATTTCCGATGGCGCTGCCGGGAGCTAATTTCACGACCGGTCAGGCGCTGCTGGTTGCGTTAATCTCCGCCGCCATGTACGGCGTTTTTCTGCTTATTCAAACGAGAACGCACCAGAGTTTGTTTGTCTATGAACATGAAGATGAAAGCGACGACGATGATCCGCATCACGGGAAGCCCTCTGCCCACGGAAATATGTGGCATACCGCATGGCTGATTATTCATCTGGTTGCCGTTATTGCCGTGACCAAAATGAACGCGTCTCCGCTTGAAGCGCTGTTGACAGAACTGAATGCGCCGGTCGCTTTTACGGGCTTCCTGGTGGCACTGCTGATCCTCTCACCCGAAGGGCTGGGAGCGCTGAAGGCGGTACTGAATAATCAGGTACAGCGGGCAATGAACCTGTTCTTTGGTTCGGTGCTGGCAACCATTTCATTGACGGTGCCCGTGGTTACGCTGATTGCGTGGGCGACGGGTAATGATCTGGTGTTTGGTCTGGGCGCACCGGAAATGGTCGTGATGGTCGCTTCGTTAGTGCTGTGCCATATTTCCTTTTCCACGGGGCGAACCAACGTGTTAAATGGAGCTGCGCATTTGGCACTGTTTGCTGCGTATCTGATGACGATTTTCGCCTGATATAAAAAAGCCCGAAAGCACTGATGCATTTCGGGCTTACAATGTGACACCGTAGGCCGGATAAGACGCGTTGGCGTCGTCATCCGGCACACCGCGCCAGAATTTAGTTCTCGGTATCCAGCTCGTCGAAGCTTTTCACCAGATCGTCAATTGCTTTCATCTGCACGAGGAACTGTTCCAGTTTCGCCAGCGGCAGCGCGGACGGACCATCGCATTTCGCGTTGGCTGGATCCGGATGCGCTTCGATAAACAGGCCGGCCAGGCCAACCGCCATCCCCGCGCGCGCCAGTTCAGTAACCTGACCACGACGACCGCCGCTTGCGGCACCGAACGGGTCGCGACATTGCAACGCATGCGTCACGTCGAAAATCACCGGGCTGTTGCCGGAGACTTTTTTCATCACGCTAAAGCCCAGCATATCAACAACCAGGTTGTCATAGCCAAAGTTCGCGCCACGATCGCAAAGAATCACCTTGTCATTACCACCCTCGTGGAATTTATCCACGATATTACCCATCTGCCCCGGGCTCACGAACTGCGGTTTTTTCACGTTGATGACCGCACCCGTTTTCGCCATTGCTTCCACCAGATCGGTCTGGCGAGCAAGGAAGGCAGGCAACTGGATCACGTCAACTACGTCGGCAACCGGCTGCGCCTGGCTCGCTTCGTGCACATCGGTGATCACCTTCACGCCAAACGTCTGCTTCAGCTCCTGGAAGATTTTCATCCCTTCTTCCAGGCCTGGTCCACGGTAAGAATGGATAGAGGAACGGTTGGCTTTATCAAAAGAGGCCTTGAACACGTAAGGGATACCCAGCTTTTGGGTAACGGTCACGTAGTGCTCACAAATGCGCATCGCCAGATCGCGAGATTCCAGCACGTTCATACCGCCAAACAGCACGAACGGCAGATCGTTTGCCACCTTGATGTCGCCAATGCTAACCACTTTTTGTTTCATAGGATCGCCTTAATGATGAGTAAGAATGTCGATAAATTAATGCAGGACAATTTGCTTATGCGAGATGTTATTAATCTGCGCACGAATCATTTCGCTGATCGGGTCTTCCGGACACTGCTCAACGAAATAGCTTAAATCGGTCAGCGCAACGTGCTCACATTCCAGTTGCGCATAGATCAACCCCCGGTCACGAATTTCATACGGATCTTCCGGGTTAAATTGCAATAACGCTTCGCTCGCGCGCAGCGCCAGTTCCATCTGCTGCTCTTCCATTAATGAGGATTTCAGCGTATCCAGCAGTTTGCGAATCACTTCGGCATTATCGGCCTCGTCGAGATCTTCGTTGAATAACTCAGCGACCGGGCTGATATTCCCCTTCAGCCACACCTCAAGCGTATGCTCATTTAACGTTTCGCCATTGAACGGATTAATAAGCCACATCTCACCTTCCAGTGACTCAATGCGCAAAATAAGCTGGGTAGGAAATATTACCGGAACCAGCGGCAGTGACAGACGGTTAGCAATCCATAACAAGATCGCCCCTAATGAGACGGCGCTACCCTGGCGGTTCTTCAATACCTGGTCAAGCCACAGTGCGTCGGATAACCGGTAAACGCCACGGGTATCGGTAAATCCCCATTCGCCGTAAAAGAGTGCCAGCAATTTTTCCAGTTGCTCATCCTGAGACAGGAGCTGGCTAATTTCTTCTTGCGCGAGGCTGACCAGACGTTCCAGTTCGTCATAGACAGACTGTGTCGGGAAATCCAGACGGATCGATTCCGATGCCAGGATCATCCCATCGCACAGTGGCGCTTTATTAAATTCGAAATCAGCTAACGACCTCATGACTTACCCCAGTAACGGTATTTTTGTGGTGGCGAGTTTAATGATGATGTACAGCACCACCAACGCCAGCAGGAAGATCGTTTTCTCGCTGCTGACTGCGCGTTCGAAGCATTCAAACGCAATAAAACCCAAAACGATGTAGATAATACCCCTAAACAGCTTTTCAGTCAGCCTTCCATCCGAGCGTGATACGCTCGTTGCCGCCATAGTCACGACAGGTTTCCACTGACTGGTAACCCGCACGGACAAAAACCTGCCTGACCGCCGTTCCCTGCTGCCAGCCATGCTCCAGCAGTAAGCAGCCGCCGGGCATCAACGCCGGTCGTGACTGTTCAATAATATGCACAATGTCCGCCAGACCATGATCGCCTGCCACCAACGCAGAGAGGGGTTCGAAGCGCACATCCCCCTGCGACAGATGTGGATCCTGTTCGTCGATGTACGGCGGATTGCTGACAATCATTGCAAACTGTTGCCCCGGCAAGGCGCTAAACCAGACGCTCTGCCGGATATGTACGTTGTTAATCGCCAGATGTTCAGCATTTCGCTGCGCCAGCGCAACGGCATCCGCCATGCGGTCGACAGCGGTCACCTCGCAGTCGGGACGCTCCGACGCCAGCGCCAGCGCAATCGCCCCCGTACCCGTGCCAAGATCGAGGATCCGGCACGGTGTCGCCGGCAAGCGCGCCAACGCCTGCTCGACCAGGCACTCGGTATCCGGGCGAGGGATCAGCGTTGCCGGTGAGACAAACAGCGGCAGCGACCAGAATTCCCGCACCCCGGTTAAATGCGCGATGGGTTCTCCCTGCTTACGTCGCGCCAGCAGCGTCGCTAACTGTTCTTGCTGGGCATCAGTTAACTCCGTTTCGCCAAACGCCAGAAGGTACGTGCGCCCTTTGCCAGTGACGAATTCGAGCAAAATCTCGGCGTCACGACGCGGACTTTCGCTTTCCGCCAGTTGGCTTATCGCCTCACCTAACCAGTGCTGAAAATTCATTATTCCTGCTCTGACAACGCCGCCAGCTGATCGGCCTGGTATTCCTGCACAATCGGCTCAATCAGCATGTCCAGTTTGCCTTCCATCGCTTCATCCAGACGGTAAAGCGTCAGGTTGATGCGGTGATCGGTCACGCGCCCCTGCGGGAAGTTATAGGTGCGGTTGCGGTCACTACGGTCGCCGCTACCCAGCAGGTTACGGCGTTCTGACGCTTCCGCCTGCTGGCGTTTTGCCACTTCCGCCGCACGGATACGCGCGCCTAATACAGAGAGCGCTTTGGCTTTGTTTTTATGCTGCGAACGCTCGTCCTGGCATTCCACAACGATACCGGTCGGTAAGTGCGTAATACGAATCGCGGAGTCGGTGGTGTTAACGTGCTGCCCGCCTGCACCGGAGGAGCGGAAGGTATCAATTCGCAAATCGGCCGGATTGATGTCCGGCAGCTCCGCTTCTGGCAGTTCCGGCATCACCGCAACTGTACAAGCTGAGGTGTGGATACGTCCCTGAGATTCGGTTGCTGGCACACGCTGTACACGGTGACCGCCGGACTCAAACTTCAGTCGGCCATAGACGC from Citrobacter sp. RHB25-C09 harbors:
- the prfA gene encoding peptide chain release factor 1, with protein sequence MKPSIVAKLEALHERHEEVQALLGDAGTIADQERFRALSREYAQLSDVSRCFTDWQQVQEDIETAQMMLDDPEMREMAQEELREAKDKSEQLEQQLQVLLLPQDPDDERNAFLEVRAGTGGDEAALFAGDLFRMYSRYAEARRWRVEILSANEGEHGGYKEIIAKVSGDGVYGRLKFESGGHRVQRVPATESQGRIHTSACTVAVMPELPEAELPDINPADLRIDTFRSSGAGGQHVNTTDSAIRITHLPTGIVVECQDERSQHKNKAKALSVLGARIRAAEVAKRQQAEASERRNLLGSGDRSDRNRTYNFPQGRVTDHRINLTLYRLDEAMEGKLDMLIEPIVQEYQADQLAALSEQE
- the chaA gene encoding sodium-potassium/proton antiporter ChaA; this encodes MTNSHEAVKTRHKETSLIFPVLALVVLFLWGNSQSLPAVIGINILALIGILSSAFSVVRHADVLAHRLGEPYGSLILSLSVVILEVSLISALMATGDAAPTLMRDTLYSIIMIVTGGLVGFSLLLGGRKFATQYMNLFGLKQYMIALFPLAIIVLVFPMALPGANFTTGQALLVALISAAMYGVFLLIQTRTHQSLFVYEHEDESDDDDPHHGKPSAHGNMWHTAWLIIHLVAVIAVTKMNASPLEALLTELNAPVAFTGFLVALLILSPEGLGALKAVLNNQVQRAMNLFFGSVLATISLTVPVVTLIAWATGNDLVFGLGAPEMVVMVASLVLCHISFSTGRTNVLNGAAHLALFAAYLMTIFA
- the prmC gene encoding peptide chain release factor N(5)-glutamine methyltransferase yields the protein MNFQHWLGEAISQLAESESPRRDAEILLEFVTGKGRTYLLAFGETELTDAQQEQLATLLARRKQGEPIAHLTGVREFWSLPLFVSPATLIPRPDTECLVEQALARLPATPCRILDLGTGTGAIALALASERPDCEVTAVDRMADAVALAQRNAEHLAINNVHIRQSVWFSALPGQQFAMIVSNPPYIDEQDPHLSQGDVRFEPLSALVAGDHGLADIVHIIEQSRPALMPGGCLLLEHGWQQGTAVRQVFVRAGYQSVETCRDYGGNERITLGWKAD
- the sirB1 gene encoding invasion regulator SirB1, whose protein sequence is MRSLADFEFNKAPLCDGMILASESIRLDFPTQSVYDELERLVSLAQEEISQLLSQDEQLEKLLALFYGEWGFTDTRGVYRLSDALWLDQVLKNRQGSAVSLGAILLWIANRLSLPLVPVIFPTQLILRIESLEGEMWLINPFNGETLNEHTLEVWLKGNISPVAELFNEDLDEADNAEVIRKLLDTLKSSLMEEQQMELALRASEALLQFNPEDPYEIRDRGLIYAQLECEHVALTDLSYFVEQCPEDPISEMIRAQINNISHKQIVLH
- the kdsA gene encoding 3-deoxy-8-phosphooctulonate synthase, encoding MKQKVVSIGDIKVANDLPFVLFGGMNVLESRDLAMRICEHYVTVTQKLGIPYVFKASFDKANRSSIHSYRGPGLEEGMKIFQELKQTFGVKVITDVHEASQAQPVADVVDVIQLPAFLARQTDLVEAMAKTGAVINVKKPQFVSPGQMGNIVDKFHEGGNDKVILCDRGANFGYDNLVVDMLGFSVMKKVSGNSPVIFDVTHALQCRDPFGAASGGRRGQVTELARAGMAVGLAGLFIEAHPDPANAKCDGPSALPLAKLEQFLVQMKAIDDLVKSFDELDTEN